The proteins below are encoded in one region of Chryseobacterium wanjuense:
- a CDS encoding glycine zipper family protein, which translates to MKKIIVFFLFSVFLSAQKTEIIELKENIKDRKGLTKSLTLIDNRADKEIGKVSNKKGEVEIELPEGDLKSFIEAWFAQDNKVKGNNDIVLMLEDLKVYDEQAENDIIMYAKAKIKISSFLKRNDKYYFINRFDNVIVCDPKRTASVSKYLSLTIEEILAEFIKTSYSGPVLSQYIVENDIANYNADFSKNNKSLNQELKNGVYLNFKSFSDQKPAEGYYFEKNKKGKVVRIKNQEDLTISLGETFGYVDGGIAYRLIPTGFQEMKKDEKGYYIITSRAQLFTEKSGNGAMIGAIAGGLVGAAIGAAIDSGSNIAAVKGFGFKSPTMTKVYIDSLTGAYIFTK; encoded by the coding sequence ATGAAAAAAATTATTGTATTCTTTTTGTTCTCAGTTTTTCTTTCTGCGCAGAAAACAGAAATTATTGAATTAAAAGAAAATATAAAAGACAGGAAGGGACTTACAAAATCCCTTACGTTAATTGATAACAGAGCAGATAAAGAGATAGGTAAAGTCTCTAATAAAAAAGGAGAGGTAGAAATAGAACTTCCTGAAGGAGACCTTAAAAGCTTTATTGAAGCCTGGTTTGCACAAGACAACAAAGTAAAAGGAAATAATGATATTGTTTTAATGCTTGAAGATTTAAAAGTCTACGATGAACAGGCAGAGAATGATATAATAATGTATGCAAAAGCTAAAATAAAAATTTCAAGTTTCTTAAAAAGAAATGACAAATATTATTTTATCAACCGTTTTGATAATGTAATTGTCTGTGATCCAAAAAGAACGGCAAGCGTTTCAAAATATTTATCTCTTACCATTGAAGAAATACTTGCAGAATTTATTAAAACCTCTTATTCCGGTCCGGTTTTAAGTCAATATATTGTTGAAAATGATATAGCAAATTATAATGCTGATTTCAGTAAGAACAACAAGTCATTAAATCAGGAACTAAAAAATGGTGTTTATTTGAATTTTAAAAGTTTTTCTGATCAGAAACCTGCTGAAGGATATTATTTTGAAAAAAATAAAAAAGGAAAAGTAGTGAGGATAAAAAATCAAGAAGATCTTACCATTTCTTTGGGTGAAACCTTTGGCTATGTAGATGGAGGTATAGCATACAGATTAATTCCTACAGGCTTTCAGGAAATGAAAAAAGATGAAAAAGGATATTACATTATCACATCCAGAGCTCAGCTTTTCACAGAAAAAAGTGGAAACGGAGCTATGATTGGAGCTATCGCAGGTGGATTGGTAGGAGCAGCCATTGGTGCGGCCATTGATTCTGGTTCTAATATAGCAGCAGTAAAGGGTTTTGGTTTTAAATCTCCGACTATGACTAAGGTTTATATCGATTCTTTAACAGGGGCATATATTTTTACTAAATAA
- a CDS encoding KdsC family phosphatase: MSYKEKLKDIKAFVFDVDGVFTDGSVYLMPGGNMSRVMNVLDGYAVVKALKNNYLIGVITGGNDEMVKHRINYLGIQDYYPKSHNKMADFEDFKAKYNLKNEEILTMGDDLPDLHIMENSAIAACPENAVPEIKGIATYISPKQGGSGAVRDVIEQVMKVQGNWHDDNTQSV, encoded by the coding sequence ATGAGTTATAAAGAAAAATTAAAAGATATAAAAGCATTTGTATTCGATGTAGACGGTGTTTTCACAGACGGAAGCGTGTATCTGATGCCCGGAGGAAATATGTCGAGAGTGATGAATGTTTTAGATGGTTATGCAGTGGTTAAAGCCTTAAAAAACAATTATTTAATCGGGGTCATTACGGGAGGAAATGATGAGATGGTAAAACACAGAATCAATTATCTTGGGATTCAGGATTATTATCCGAAGTCTCACAATAAAATGGCAGATTTTGAAGATTTTAAAGCAAAATATAATCTTAAAAACGAAGAAATTTTAACGATGGGAGACGATCTTCCGGATTTACATATCATGGAAAACTCTGCCATTGCAGCCTGCCCGGAAAATGCAGTTCCTGAAATCAAAGGAATTGCCACTTATATTTCTCCGAAACAGGGTGGAAGCGGGGCTGTACGTGATGTGATCGAACAGGTAATGAAAGTACAGGGAAACTGGCATGATGATAATACACAATCTGTTTAA
- the tsaB gene encoding tRNA (adenosine(37)-N6)-threonylcarbamoyltransferase complex dimerization subunit type 1 TsaB yields the protein MKILYIETSSKNCSVAISDNEKLLCLTEEVSENYKQSESLHTFVEWALEGAGISMKDIEVVSLGKGPGSYTGLRIGASSAKGFCYGLKVPLIAINSLETMIEPFLGQNYDFVIPLIDARRMEVYTAVYDGKTGKEISETEAKILDETSFEEFKDKKILFVGDGAKKAKEILQLPNADFNEDVYPSAQYLIRKTMEKIDKKEFEDVAYFEPFYLKDFHGVKKKKSED from the coding sequence ATGAAAATTCTATACATCGAAACATCTTCAAAAAACTGTTCTGTGGCTATTTCAGATAATGAAAAGCTGCTTTGTCTTACCGAAGAAGTTTCCGAAAATTATAAACAGTCCGAAAGTCTTCACACCTTTGTAGAATGGGCTTTGGAAGGAGCCGGAATTTCAATGAAAGATATTGAAGTGGTTTCTCTGGGCAAAGGTCCGGGTTCTTATACAGGATTAAGAATCGGGGCATCTTCTGCAAAAGGGTTTTGCTACGGACTGAAAGTTCCTTTAATTGCCATAAACTCTCTTGAAACGATGATAGAGCCTTTTTTAGGCCAAAACTATGATTTTGTAATCCCTTTGATCGATGCCAGGAGAATGGAGGTCTATACCGCAGTTTACGACGGAAAAACGGGGAAAGAAATTTCTGAGACGGAAGCCAAAATTTTAGATGAAACTTCGTTTGAAGAATTTAAAGATAAAAAAATACTATTTGTAGGAGACGGCGCAAAAAAAGCCAAGGAGATTTTACAGCTTCCGAATGCTGATTTTAATGAAGATGTCTACCCTTCCGCACAATATTTAATCAGAAAAACCATGGAGAAGATTGATAAAAAAGAGTTTGAAGATGTAGCCTATTTCGAACCATTTTATCTGAAAGATTTTCATGGGGTAAAGAAAAAGAAAAGCGAAGATTAA
- a CDS encoding RNA polymerase sigma factor, whose protein sequence is MKIKDAEIISLMQSPRTQEKGVRALMDAYQSRLYWHIRRIIVDGDLAQDTLQETFIKAYQNFHQFKNDSQLYTWLYRIATNEALQQINKLKKMQKTDEDPEYHMQNLVADNTDGDAEEIQILLQNAIHSLPEKQKLVFMMRYYDDLPYEEISKIVDMSVGTLKTNYHYAKQKIEEYIKENYER, encoded by the coding sequence ATGAAGATTAAGGACGCGGAAATTATTTCGTTGATGCAAAGTCCACGAACTCAGGAAAAAGGAGTTCGTGCTTTAATGGATGCTTATCAAAGCAGATTGTATTGGCACATAAGAAGAATTATTGTAGACGGAGATCTTGCTCAGGATACTTTGCAGGAAACTTTTATTAAAGCTTATCAGAATTTTCACCAGTTCAAAAACGATAGCCAGTTGTACACATGGCTGTACAGAATCGCTACCAACGAAGCATTACAGCAAATAAATAAGTTGAAAAAAATGCAGAAAACTGATGAAGACCCTGAGTATCATATGCAGAATCTTGTAGCTGATAATACAGACGGAGATGCCGAAGAAATACAGATATTGCTGCAGAACGCTATACATAGCCTGCCTGAGAAGCAGAAGCTGGTATTTATGATGCGGTATTATGATGATTTGCCTTACGAAGAAATATCGAAAATTGTAGATATGTCGGTAGGAACTTTGAAAACGAATTATCATTATGCCAAACAAAAAATAGAAGAATATATTAAAGAGAATTACGAGAGATAA
- a CDS encoding Maf family protein: protein MKLLLASQSPRRKELLSSLGFAFEVVKIDCEEIVPEHIKVGESAAYLSELKADAFRKLEEDEVLLTADTVVAIDNQFLGKPQNEDDAKNMLKLLSGKTHQVYTGITIKTLEKTITETDVADVEFDEITDDEIEFYIKNYKPFDKAGSYGIQEWLGMAKIKKMNGSFYTIMGLPTHLVYKILKEI, encoded by the coding sequence ATGAAATTATTATTAGCATCACAATCTCCCAGAAGAAAAGAATTGCTTTCAAGCTTGGGTTTTGCGTTTGAAGTTGTAAAAATCGATTGTGAAGAAATTGTTCCTGAACATATCAAAGTAGGAGAGTCGGCAGCCTATTTATCTGAATTAAAAGCAGATGCATTCCGGAAACTGGAAGAAGATGAAGTTTTGTTGACGGCAGATACAGTAGTCGCCATTGATAATCAGTTCCTTGGAAAACCACAGAATGAAGACGATGCCAAAAATATGCTGAAGCTTTTATCCGGCAAAACCCATCAGGTATATACAGGAATTACCATTAAAACTTTAGAAAAAACCATCACAGAAACTGATGTAGCGGATGTAGAATTTGATGAGATTACAGATGATGAGATAGAATTTTATATTAAAAATTATAAACCTTTCGACAAAGCAGGAAGCTACGGCATCCAGGAATGGCTTGGAATGGCGAAAATCAAAAAGATGAACGGAAGCTTTTATACCATTATGGGACTTCCTACCCATTTGGTTTACAAAATTTTGAAAGAAATATAA
- a CDS encoding Rossmann-like and DUF2520 domain-containing protein, with amino-acid sequence MQIVIIGSGNVAYHMAKAFVLNNIPLTQIFGRNEKELNKISDELKIPFSTEKLEDADLYIICVSDNAVETVSKIITKKDSLVAHTSGSLPKEILAGEYRKSSFYPLQTFSKSKELEYSNIPFFIETENEEDKKTLFEIASKISKNVMESTHEKRKYIHLTAVFACNFVNHLFSRAKEISDSQEIPFNYFLPLIDETVQKIHEIDPKSAQTGPAVRNDKRILELHEQLLKDESLEIYKTMNHSIQKMYEL; translated from the coding sequence ATGCAAATTGTAATTATCGGTTCCGGAAATGTTGCCTATCACATGGCAAAAGCTTTTGTTCTGAATAATATTCCTTTGACTCAAATTTTTGGAAGGAATGAAAAAGAATTGAATAAAATTTCTGATGAATTAAAAATCCCATTCTCCACAGAAAAACTGGAAGATGCAGATCTGTACATCATTTGTGTAAGTGACAATGCTGTTGAAACAGTTTCTAAAATCATTACTAAAAAAGACAGTCTGGTTGCGCATACCTCTGGTTCGCTTCCAAAAGAAATTCTAGCAGGAGAGTACAGAAAGTCAAGCTTTTATCCTTTGCAGACTTTTTCAAAATCTAAAGAATTGGAATATTCCAACATTCCTTTTTTTATTGAAACAGAAAATGAAGAGGATAAAAAAACCCTGTTTGAAATTGCCTCTAAAATTTCCAAAAATGTCATGGAAAGTACCCACGAAAAGAGAAAATATATTCATCTTACAGCTGTTTTTGCCTGCAATTTTGTGAATCATCTTTTTTCCAGGGCGAAAGAAATTTCCGATTCTCAGGAAATCCCTTTTAATTATTTTTTACCGTTAATAGATGAAACAGTTCAAAAAATTCATGAAATCGATCCAAAATCGGCACAAACCGGTCCGGCTGTAAGAAACGACAAAAGAATTCTGGAATTACATGAGCAATTATTAAAAGACGAAAGTCTGGAGATCTATAAAACAATGAATCATTCTATCCAAAAAATGTATGAGTTATAA
- a CDS encoding SDR family NAD(P)-dependent oxidoreductase, whose amino-acid sequence MKTILVTGATSGIGKSTAELFAKQGNRIIICGRRSEVLESLKTELSAFTEIFSLKFDVRNLEEVETAITSLPEEWKNIDVLINNAGNAHGLDPLSAGKTDDWDSMIDGNVKGLLYVSKMIIPGMKERNSGHIVNISSVAARQTYANGVVYCATKKAVDVISEGMRIELTEFGIKVTNIQPGAVETDFSMVRFKGDSEKASTVYAGYEPLKAEDIADSIAYCVNAPKHVCVSDMTIYPTAQSEPRTIYRK is encoded by the coding sequence ATGAAAACAATATTAGTCACCGGAGCGACTTCCGGAATAGGGAAATCAACTGCGGAACTTTTTGCGAAACAAGGAAACAGAATCATTATCTGTGGGAGAAGATCCGAGGTTTTGGAATCATTAAAAACAGAACTTTCTGCCTTCACCGAAATATTTAGTTTAAAGTTTGATGTAAGGAATTTAGAAGAAGTGGAAACCGCGATCACTTCCCTTCCCGAAGAATGGAAAAATATTGATGTACTGATCAATAATGCCGGGAATGCCCACGGTTTGGATCCTCTTTCTGCAGGAAAAACAGACGACTGGGATTCTATGATCGACGGAAATGTAAAGGGACTTTTATATGTTTCAAAAATGATTATTCCGGGCATGAAAGAAAGAAATTCCGGACATATAGTAAATATTAGTTCAGTAGCTGCAAGACAGACTTACGCGAATGGAGTCGTTTATTGTGCGACGAAAAAAGCTGTCGATGTTATTTCCGAAGGAATGCGAATAGAATTAACTGAATTCGGAATTAAAGTTACCAATATTCAACCCGGAGCTGTGGAAACAGACTTTTCTATGGTGAGATTTAAAGGTGACAGCGAAAAAGCTTCTACAGTTTACGCAGGTTATGAACCTCTAAAGGCTGAGGATATTGCCGATTCCATCGCATATTGTGTAAATGCACCGAAACATGTGTGTGTTTCAGATATGACGATCTATCCCACTGCTCAGTCCGAGCCGAGAACGATTTACAGAAAATAG
- the porW gene encoding type IX secretion system periplasmic lipoprotein PorW/SprE: MKKNILFLLTLCIVASCATKTKRPDQRSKFMKGFSTYYNTLFNAKDALNYEFESRDKAHKDNFYAPYIPILTYEDQPLGSDLGQSSAFAENSMKMAEVNRPQNNTPGRGGPPGMPGNPMSGGTGAPTLSGAVNGAMDKMGLGKDSEEQPEQTGATSLEIAEAKALKAINKYSVIKHGEEQNKKIFDAYMILAQARIYRGKSLEALDALNYVFTHMKDDKRLPLARIYQGLAYDQIKNYHKAHETFAKLKGEKIDKDYQKLLSIYYAESLLDAGKKEEAVRELDNAYELNSNRKLKSRIAYLRGQVLTNLNQPERARESFMAAYKYANDFEFEVKSQIETAKTFNGKGDYSGAKKYLEDISKKGTYASRKNEFYYALGLMANKAGKKDEAQDYFRKSLKEKVSDPQIRGLAYYEIGKGFLDKNDYIGAGVYYDSALAVMTYEPSKVLLADQSTYIKKISRNYYLIKKNDSILNLAKMTTEQKTDFFSKYIAKIKAKEEKEELERRRAERSKGFDTGDYSSTSIFANSSNAFEDFGVTTKGFYFANTGTVSKGTSTFKQTWGDRALVDNWRFSKKMSTIDDMKNEALGTTDVPNPRRFEPAFYIEQIPADAGKLSQLKKDRDTASLGLGVMYQNYFTNTPLATKTLYDLVDVKPEEKVMLQALYEIFAMNYLKNPQAAERAKQILLTDYPYTSYAEFARNPKNTTFVKSSEDVENQYKQAFALYESEKFGESKDIIEQAIQKYPKDALVPKLYLLNAFNAGKASGKEVMILQLEQIALNYGKTPEGEKAKEMLNYLKSDLSFQATDNKGNSIPQTAVNTANNTPQQPQQPNSIGVPENSAGQMNNPQPMQPSSGNSNKPPKKQNNNQQQILNPATMPSKPQ, encoded by the coding sequence ATGAAAAAGAATATTTTATTCCTTTTAACGCTTTGTATCGTTGCTTCTTGTGCCACAAAAACCAAGAGGCCGGATCAGCGATCGAAGTTCATGAAAGGATTTTCCACATACTACAACACACTTTTTAATGCAAAAGATGCATTGAATTATGAGTTCGAATCAAGAGATAAGGCACACAAAGACAACTTTTATGCGCCTTATATTCCTATCCTTACGTACGAAGATCAACCGTTGGGAAGTGATCTGGGGCAATCTTCAGCTTTTGCTGAAAACTCCATGAAAATGGCGGAAGTAAACCGTCCTCAAAACAACACTCCTGGAAGAGGAGGCCCTCCGGGAATGCCCGGAAATCCGATGTCTGGAGGAACCGGGGCTCCTACATTATCCGGAGCTGTAAACGGGGCAATGGATAAAATGGGATTAGGCAAAGATTCAGAAGAACAACCCGAACAAACCGGAGCAACCTCTCTGGAAATTGCGGAAGCGAAAGCTTTAAAAGCAATTAATAAATATTCGGTGATTAAACACGGAGAAGAGCAGAACAAGAAAATTTTCGACGCATATATGATCCTTGCGCAGGCAAGAATTTACAGAGGAAAATCTCTGGAAGCTTTGGATGCCCTGAACTATGTTTTCACCCACATGAAGGATGATAAAAGGCTTCCTTTAGCTAGAATCTATCAGGGTTTAGCGTACGATCAGATTAAAAATTATCATAAAGCTCACGAAACTTTTGCCAAATTAAAAGGGGAAAAAATTGATAAAGATTATCAAAAACTTTTAAGTATTTACTACGCCGAATCTCTTCTGGATGCAGGAAAAAAAGAAGAAGCTGTAAGAGAATTGGATAACGCTTATGAACTTAATAGCAACAGAAAACTGAAAAGTAGAATTGCCTATTTGAGAGGGCAGGTTTTAACCAATTTAAATCAGCCGGAAAGAGCCAGAGAAAGCTTCATGGCAGCTTACAAGTATGCCAATGATTTTGAATTTGAAGTAAAATCTCAAATCGAAACCGCCAAAACGTTTAACGGAAAAGGTGACTACAGCGGTGCTAAAAAATATCTTGAAGACATCAGTAAAAAAGGAACTTACGCTTCAAGAAAGAACGAATTTTACTATGCTTTGGGGTTAATGGCCAATAAAGCCGGAAAAAAAGACGAAGCTCAGGACTATTTCAGAAAATCTTTAAAAGAAAAAGTTTCAGATCCACAGATCCGCGGGCTGGCTTATTATGAAATAGGGAAAGGATTTTTAGATAAAAATGACTATATCGGAGCCGGTGTTTACTACGATTCCGCTTTGGCTGTGATGACGTATGAACCATCAAAAGTTCTTCTGGCAGATCAATCGACTTACATTAAAAAGATCTCCAGAAATTATTATTTAATTAAGAAAAATGACAGTATTCTGAACTTAGCCAAAATGACTACAGAACAGAAAACGGATTTTTTCTCAAAATATATTGCTAAAATAAAAGCTAAAGAAGAGAAAGAAGAACTGGAAAGAAGACGTGCAGAAAGAAGCAAAGGTTTCGATACGGGAGATTACAGTTCAACTTCAATTTTTGCTAACAGCTCGAATGCTTTCGAAGATTTTGGAGTAACAACAAAAGGTTTTTATTTTGCCAATACCGGAACCGTAAGCAAAGGAACTTCTACCTTTAAACAAACGTGGGGAGACAGAGCATTGGTCGACAACTGGCGTTTTTCCAAAAAAATGTCTACTATCGATGATATGAAAAACGAAGCATTAGGAACGACAGACGTACCGAATCCTAGACGTTTTGAGCCCGCTTTCTACATCGAACAGATTCCTGCAGATGCCGGAAAATTGAGCCAACTGAAAAAAGACAGAGATACCGCTTCTCTGGGACTGGGAGTGATGTATCAGAATTACTTTACAAACACCCCGCTGGCTACCAAAACCTTGTATGACCTTGTCGATGTAAAACCTGAAGAAAAAGTAATGCTGCAGGCTTTATACGAGATTTTTGCCATGAATTATCTGAAAAATCCGCAGGCAGCAGAAAGAGCAAAACAGATCTTATTGACCGATTATCCATATACTTCCTATGCAGAATTTGCGAGAAACCCGAAGAACACCACTTTTGTGAAATCTTCAGAAGATGTGGAAAATCAATACAAACAGGCTTTTGCTTTGTATGAATCTGAGAAATTCGGGGAGAGTAAAGATATTATAGAACAGGCCATCCAGAAATATCCGAAAGATGCTTTGGTTCCGAAATTATATTTGTTAAATGCCTTCAATGCAGGAAAAGCGAGTGGGAAAGAGGTAATGATCCTCCAGCTGGAACAAATTGCTTTAAACTACGGGAAAACCCCGGAAGGAGAAAAGGCCAAAGAAATGCTTAATTATCTGAAAAGCGACCTGAGCTTTCAGGCAACGGATAACAAAGGAAATTCAATACCTCAAACTGCTGTAAACACAGCTAATAATACTCCGCAACAGCCGCAACAACCTAACAGTATAGGAGTTCCGGAAAACTCGGCTGGTCAAATGAATAATCCTCAACCAATGCAGCCATCAAGCGGTAACAGCAACAAACCACCGAAAAAACAAAATAATAATCAACAACAAATACTGAATCCGGCTACAATGCCGTCGAAACCACAATAA
- a CDS encoding GH92 family glycosyl hydrolase, with the protein MKKVLLLLFIVPFTQLKSQWVENAIQNPEEFVNPLIGTLSKPSLSNGNTYPAVAVPHGMNLWTPQTGKNGNGWQYTYDADKIRGIKQTHQPSPWMNDYGMFSIMPVTGKMRFNEDERASWFSHKSEVSKPYYYSVYLADHNVTAEVTPTERAAQLRLTYPDSENSWFVVDAFDKGSSITIIPSQGKIVGYSTRYSRGKLVGFKNYFVIYADKPFTKYSTWKDKDFVKDALEITGDHCGAVVGFATKKGEKVNLKVASSFISLEQAELNLARELNKDSFDDTFKKAKSAWNEKLKKVEVAGGTIDQMRTFYSSLYRMLCFPHKMYEINKAGEVVHYSPYSGKTEAGYRFAGTGFWDTFRALYPFLNLVYPSINVEMQKGLINDYKEGGWLPEWSSPSYSDIMIGNNSASVVADAYMKGLRGYDIETLYQALLHGANNEGPQATGRLGIEYYKKLGYVPYDVKINENAARTLEYAYDDFAIAQLGKALGKPESEWGEYYRRSQNFQKVIDPETKLARGRNQDGSFQAPFNPFKWGDAFTEGNSWHYTWSVFQDIEGLAKLMGGKKEFSKNLDKVFEMPPVFDDSYYGSTIHEIQEMVNANMGQYAHGNQPAQHIIYLYNYSGEPWKTQYWVRETMNRLYQPTPDGYCGDEDNGQTSAWYIFSALGFYPVTPATDQYVLGAPLFKKATIHLENGKTIEIKADNNSDENRYVKSLNMNGQTYSKNWLSHAELLKGATLQFNMDDKPNKNRGTNEKDFPYSYSTDKK; encoded by the coding sequence ATGAAAAAAGTTCTTTTACTCCTTTTCATTGTTCCTTTCACGCAGCTGAAATCGCAGTGGGTTGAAAATGCAATACAAAATCCTGAAGAATTTGTAAATCCTTTGATCGGAACACTTTCAAAACCATCGTTGTCAAACGGAAACACATATCCGGCCGTCGCAGTTCCACACGGAATGAATCTCTGGACCCCCCAGACCGGAAAAAACGGAAACGGATGGCAATACACTTACGATGCCGATAAGATCCGTGGAATAAAACAGACGCACCAACCATCACCTTGGATGAACGATTACGGAATGTTTTCCATTATGCCTGTAACGGGAAAAATGCGTTTTAATGAAGACGAAAGAGCAAGCTGGTTTTCACACAAATCAGAAGTTTCAAAACCATATTATTACAGTGTTTACCTGGCTGATCATAATGTAACCGCGGAAGTTACGCCTACGGAAAGAGCCGCTCAATTGCGATTGACTTATCCTGATTCTGAAAATTCGTGGTTTGTGGTGGATGCTTTTGATAAAGGTTCGAGCATCACCATTATTCCGTCTCAGGGGAAAATTGTTGGTTATTCGACAAGATATTCCAGAGGAAAATTGGTAGGTTTTAAAAATTATTTCGTGATTTATGCTGATAAACCTTTCACAAAATATTCAACCTGGAAAGATAAAGATTTTGTAAAAGATGCCTTGGAAATTACAGGAGATCATTGCGGCGCTGTTGTTGGTTTTGCAACAAAAAAAGGCGAAAAAGTGAATTTAAAAGTTGCTTCTTCATTCATCAGTCTGGAACAGGCAGAATTAAACTTAGCAAGAGAACTCAATAAAGATTCATTCGATGATACTTTTAAAAAAGCAAAATCTGCATGGAATGAAAAATTAAAAAAAGTTGAAGTTGCCGGCGGAACCATCGACCAGATGAGAACGTTCTATTCTTCTCTGTACAGAATGCTTTGTTTTCCGCACAAAATGTATGAGATTAATAAAGCCGGAGAAGTTGTGCATTACAGTCCGTATTCCGGAAAAACGGAGGCTGGATATCGTTTTGCAGGAACAGGTTTCTGGGATACTTTCAGAGCGCTCTACCCTTTCTTGAATCTGGTCTATCCAAGCATCAATGTTGAAATGCAGAAAGGTTTAATTAATGATTATAAAGAAGGCGGCTGGCTTCCGGAATGGTCGAGTCCTTCGTATTCTGATATTATGATTGGAAATAATTCTGCTTCAGTCGTTGCCGATGCATATATGAAAGGTCTTCGAGGGTATGATATCGAAACATTATATCAGGCTTTGCTTCATGGTGCAAATAATGAAGGTCCACAAGCAACAGGAAGACTGGGAATTGAATATTATAAAAAATTGGGCTATGTTCCTTACGATGTAAAAATAAATGAAAATGCAGCAAGAACCTTGGAATATGCTTATGATGATTTCGCCATTGCACAATTAGGAAAAGCCTTAGGAAAACCGGAATCCGAGTGGGGAGAATATTACAGACGTTCACAAAATTTCCAGAAAGTTATTGATCCTGAGACAAAATTGGCTCGCGGAAGAAATCAGGACGGAAGTTTTCAGGCTCCTTTTAATCCTTTCAAATGGGGAGATGCTTTTACGGAAGGAAATTCCTGGCATTATACCTGGTCGGTTTTTCAGGATATTGAAGGATTGGCAAAACTGATGGGCGGAAAGAAAGAGTTTTCGAAAAATTTGGATAAAGTTTTTGAAATGCCTCCTGTTTTTGATGATTCTTATTATGGTTCAACAATCCACGAAATTCAGGAAATGGTGAATGCAAATATGGGGCAATATGCTCATGGAAATCAGCCTGCTCAACATATTATTTATTTGTATAATTATTCCGGAGAGCCTTGGAAAACGCAATATTGGGTTCGCGAAACGATGAATCGACTATATCAGCCTACTCCGGACGGATATTGCGGCGATGAAGATAACGGACAGACTTCAGCCTGGTATATTTTCTCGGCACTTGGTTTTTATCCGGTAACTCCGGCGACGGATCAGTATGTTTTGGGGGCTCCTTTGTTTAAAAAAGCAACGATTCATTTAGAAAATGGAAAAACTATAGAAATTAAAGCTGATAATAACAGCGATGAAAACCGTTATGTAAAATCATTAAACATGAACGGTCAGACTTACTCTAAAAACTGGCTGAGTCATGCAGAACTGCTGAAAGGTGCTACTCTACAGTTCAATATGGATGACAAGCCGAATAAAAACCGGGGAACGAACGAAAAAGATTTTCCTTATTCTTATTCTACGGATAAAAAATAA